In one Steroidobacteraceae bacterium genomic region, the following are encoded:
- the bamA gene encoding outer membrane protein assembly factor BamA: protein MTHHSSTSLVRVLLAAVLLGTMASATLAQGVGEPFTVGDIKIVGLQRVSEGTVFNYLPVNIGDSMDAQRLRESLRALYGTGFFSDVELRRDDATLVIVVRERPSIESFEVKGNKDIKSEDLNRSLRNVGLATGKIFDRSVLEDVRGFLTDQYFSRGKYAVNIKTDVQDLPDNKVRIKIDIKEGKRARIRQINIVGNKSYDEDTLRDQFELRTPGWLSWYKQDDRYARETLQGDLEKLTSYYQDRGYANFEISSTQVAIAPEKDDIFITVNVNEGEVYRISQTKLAGTFVVPEPELQRFVVVKEGDIFSRKAITTTQELIQNRLGLEGYAFAKVDPVPTTDEDGKTVEITFFVDPGNRVYVRHILFSGVTKINDEVLRREMRQLEGGWLSNALLERSKQRLQRLPYIESVESETKPVAGTADMVDVEYTIKEGPSAQLGGGIGYSESQSFILNGSYADSNFMGSGERVAIELNSGRYSKVYALSHTDPYTSIDGVARTLSLTYRDVTQFVSASSDLSSETLALGVDYGYPITEFQALRLGMSYQRAQLLTTQGGSADQAVQWVQANGDAFARTEVDTRFSPPVSFNFFGTQFQTFELTAGWSFDSRNRALFASRGQRHQLSLSYTLPGSDVEYWQANYEYVQYLPMPWRMTLLLNAELGYGMDIGDTTAVPPFRQFFAGGPDSVRGYRESRLGPKDSRVGIQQDQGNPYGGNMKVLGRAELIFPMPQKWAASARISLFYDMGNVFSTGHRYLFLGRDGQTPVDYGFEFSQLKRSTGVAVQWLAPLGIFRFSYGIPLNAYKGDNVIYPDEKEQFQFSIGQAF, encoded by the coding sequence CGGTCGGCGACATCAAGATCGTCGGACTTCAGCGCGTCTCGGAAGGTACGGTATTCAACTACCTGCCGGTCAACATCGGCGACAGCATGGATGCGCAGCGCTTGCGCGAATCGTTGCGGGCGCTGTATGGCACAGGATTCTTCAGCGACGTGGAGCTTCGCCGGGATGATGCAACGCTCGTGATCGTGGTGCGGGAGCGGCCGTCGATCGAGAGTTTCGAGGTCAAGGGCAACAAGGACATCAAGAGCGAGGACCTCAACCGTTCGCTGCGCAATGTCGGTCTGGCGACTGGCAAGATATTCGACCGATCCGTACTCGAGGATGTGCGCGGTTTTCTCACGGATCAGTATTTCAGTCGCGGCAAGTATGCGGTCAATATCAAAACCGATGTGCAGGACCTGCCCGACAACAAGGTACGGATCAAGATCGACATCAAGGAGGGCAAGCGTGCCCGTATCAGGCAGATCAACATCGTAGGCAACAAGTCATACGACGAGGACACGTTGCGGGACCAATTCGAGCTGCGTACGCCGGGTTGGTTGTCCTGGTACAAGCAGGACGACCGCTACGCCCGCGAGACGCTGCAGGGCGATCTGGAGAAACTGACCTCCTACTACCAGGATCGCGGCTATGCCAACTTCGAGATTTCTTCGACGCAGGTCGCCATTGCACCGGAGAAGGACGACATATTCATTACCGTCAACGTCAACGAGGGCGAGGTCTATCGCATCAGCCAGACGAAGCTGGCCGGCACCTTCGTGGTACCGGAGCCGGAGTTGCAGCGCTTCGTGGTGGTCAAGGAAGGCGATATCTTCTCGCGCAAGGCAATCACCACGACCCAGGAGCTGATCCAGAACCGCCTGGGTCTCGAGGGCTATGCTTTCGCCAAAGTCGATCCGGTGCCGACCACCGATGAAGATGGCAAGACGGTGGAGATCACCTTCTTCGTCGATCCCGGCAATCGCGTCTACGTCCGGCACATCCTGTTCTCCGGGGTCACCAAGATCAACGACGAGGTGCTGCGCCGCGAAATGCGCCAGCTCGAAGGCGGCTGGTTGTCGAACGCCTTGCTCGAGCGCTCAAAACAGCGCCTGCAACGACTGCCCTACATCGAGAGCGTCGAGTCGGAGACGAAGCCCGTGGCCGGTACAGCCGACATGGTCGATGTGGAATACACCATCAAGGAAGGTCCCTCGGCGCAGCTCGGCGGCGGTATCGGCTATTCCGAGTCCCAGTCGTTCATCCTGAACGGCAGTTACGCGGACAGCAACTTCATGGGTAGCGGAGAGCGCGTGGCCATCGAGCTCAATTCCGGCAGGTACAGCAAGGTTTATGCGCTATCGCACACCGATCCCTATACCAGCATCGATGGCGTTGCGCGCACGCTTTCGCTGACCTACCGTGACGTCACGCAATTCGTGTCGGCATCCTCCGACCTGTCCTCCGAGACGCTCGCGCTCGGCGTCGACTATGGTTATCCGATCACCGAATTCCAGGCGTTGCGCCTTGGAATGTCCTACCAGCGTGCGCAGTTGCTGACCACCCAGGGTGGTAGTGCCGACCAGGCGGTGCAATGGGTGCAGGCGAATGGCGATGCATTTGCCCGGACCGAAGTCGATACCCGTTTTTCTCCCCCGGTCAGCTTCAATTTCTTCGGCACACAGTTCCAGACGTTCGAGCTGACAGCGGGCTGGAGCTTCGATTCGCGCAATCGGGCGCTGTTCGCCAGCCGCGGGCAGCGCCACCAGCTGTCGCTGTCCTACACCCTGCCCGGGAGTGACGTCGAGTATTGGCAGGCAAACTACGAATACGTCCAGTATCTGCCCATGCCATGGCGGATGACGTTGTTGCTCAATGCCGAGCTCGGCTATGGCATGGACATCGGCGATACCACCGCCGTGCCGCCGTTTCGCCAGTTTTTTGCAGGCGGTCCGGACTCGGTGCGCGGCTACCGTGAAAGCCGCCTGGGACCCAAGGACAGCCGGGTAGGCATACAACAGGACCAAGGCAATCCCTACGGCGGCAACATGAAGGTTCTGGGGCGAGCGGAACTGATCTTCCCGATGCCCCAGAAATGGGCGGCATCGGCGCGTATCAGCCTTTTCTACGACATGGGCAATGTGTTTTCCACCGGCCATCGCTACCTGTTCCTGGGTCGGGATGGCCAGACGCCGGTGGATTACGGGTTCGAATTCTCGCAGTTGAAGCGTTCGACCGGGGTCGCCGTGCAGTGGCTGGCGCCACTTGGCATATTCCGGTTCAGCTACGGTATACCGTTGAACGCGTATAAAGGCGATAATGTCATTTATCCTGACGAGAAAGAGCAGTTCCAGTTTTCCATCGGCCAAGCGTTCTAG
- a CDS encoding OmpH family outer membrane protein, translated as MKYPIYSWLIAAVLGLTVLPAKADLKIAVVNYGQLLQQSPQAQAADESVRNEFAPKLRELQNQQQALKTKEEKYQKDSATMTADQRSRAEKDLRDGYRELQRRQAEIQDDVNARRNEEVSKLQRALIEEVRTFAKAQSYDLVLTDSAAIYYTQVLDITPNILAALKARNGAAKP; from the coding sequence GTGAAGTATCCAATTTATTCCTGGTTGATTGCCGCCGTGCTCGGTTTGACCGTGCTGCCCGCCAAAGCCGATCTCAAAATCGCCGTGGTCAACTATGGGCAATTGCTGCAACAGTCGCCGCAGGCACAGGCAGCCGACGAATCGGTGCGTAACGAATTTGCGCCGAAACTGCGCGAATTGCAGAACCAGCAACAGGCCTTGAAGACCAAGGAAGAAAAGTACCAGAAGGACTCCGCCACCATGACTGCGGACCAGCGGTCGCGTGCCGAGAAGGATCTGCGCGATGGTTATCGCGAACTGCAGAGGCGGCAGGCGGAGATCCAGGACGATGTCAATGCGCGGCGCAATGAGGAAGTGTCCAAGTTGCAGCGCGCCCTGATCGAAGAGGTGCGAACCTTTGCGAAGGCGCAGAGCTATGATCTCGTACTCACCGACAGCGCCGCGATTTATTACACGCAGGTGCTCGACATCACGCCGAATATTCTCGCCGCGCTGAAAGCGCGAAATGGTGCAGCGAAGCCCTGA
- the lpxD gene encoding UDP-3-O-(3-hydroxymyristoyl)glucosamine N-acyltransferase, with protein MAVTLAELAVKFGCDLRGDPQRVVSRVATLEAATADCLCFLSNPKLIAQLRSTRAGAVVLAQPALEHCPVDALIAINPHAAFARMAQLLHRVPDPKPGIHPTAQIAASATVDPSAAIAAQVVIGEACRIGANCAIDPGVVLGSGVTLGEGCRIHARAVLYDGVTAGARCIVHSGAVIGADGFGYAADNGQWIKVPQIGSVVIGDDVEIGANTTIDRGALGDTVIETGVKLDNLIQIGHNVHIGAHTAMAACVGVSGSVRIGERCQIGGAVGIAGHLQICDDVIVTGLSLVSHSISQAGVYSSGIPVEPVRDWRRTVGRLKRIEHLADRVTRLERAGGGTDTTDPAGT; from the coding sequence ATGGCCGTGACGCTCGCGGAATTGGCCGTCAAATTTGGCTGTGACCTGCGCGGTGATCCACAGCGTGTCGTAAGCCGCGTTGCTACCCTCGAGGCGGCCACGGCGGACTGCCTTTGTTTTCTCTCGAATCCCAAGCTCATCGCGCAGCTGCGAAGCACACGCGCCGGTGCCGTCGTGCTTGCGCAGCCTGCGCTCGAGCACTGTCCGGTTGATGCGCTCATAGCAATCAATCCGCATGCAGCATTCGCCCGCATGGCTCAGCTGTTGCATCGCGTACCGGATCCGAAGCCCGGCATCCATCCCACGGCGCAGATCGCTGCGTCGGCAACCGTCGACCCGAGTGCCGCCATCGCGGCGCAAGTCGTGATTGGCGAGGCATGTCGGATCGGTGCCAATTGCGCGATCGACCCGGGAGTGGTTCTCGGCAGCGGGGTCACGCTCGGCGAGGGCTGCCGGATCCATGCGCGCGCCGTGCTCTACGATGGCGTCACGGCAGGCGCGCGATGCATCGTGCATTCGGGTGCCGTCATAGGTGCGGATGGTTTCGGCTATGCCGCGGACAACGGCCAGTGGATCAAAGTGCCGCAGATTGGCAGCGTAGTCATTGGTGATGACGTTGAGATCGGGGCCAATACCACGATCGACCGTGGTGCGCTTGGTGATACCGTCATTGAAACGGGCGTCAAGCTGGATAATCTCATCCAGATTGGCCACAACGTGCATATTGGCGCGCACACAGCGATGGCGGCATGCGTTGGCGTCTCGGGCAGCGTGCGCATCGGCGAGCGCTGCCAGATCGGCGGAGCAGTCGGCATCGCCGGGCACCTGCAAATCTGTGATGATGTCATCGTCACCGGGTTGTCGCTGGTGTCGCACTCGATCAGCCAGGCGGGCGTGTACTCCTCGGGCATACCCGTCGAGCCGGTTCGGGATTGGCGGCGAACCGTTGGCCGCTTGAAGCGCATCGAACATCTCGCCGACCGCGTGACGCGTCTCGAGCGCGCTGGCGGTGGCACAGACACTACGGATCCGGCAGGAACTTGA
- the fabZ gene encoding 3-hydroxyacyl-ACP dehydratase FabZ, protein MDFSQGTTDINAIMRQLPHRYPFLLVDRVLELVKGERIRALKNVTVNEPFFPGHFPYRPVMPGVMIIEALAQAAGILAFQTAGVVPDESTRFYFVGIDKARFRKPVEPGDQLILNATLERNLRGIWRFATQATVADAEVCAATMMVAPETGSQDP, encoded by the coding sequence ATGGATTTTTCGCAAGGCACGACCGACATCAACGCAATCATGCGTCAGCTCCCGCACCGCTACCCGTTCCTGCTGGTCGACCGGGTACTCGAACTCGTCAAGGGCGAGCGCATACGTGCACTGAAGAACGTTACGGTCAACGAGCCGTTCTTTCCCGGCCACTTTCCGTATCGCCCTGTCATGCCAGGCGTGATGATCATCGAGGCGCTGGCACAGGCGGCCGGTATCCTTGCATTCCAGACGGCAGGCGTGGTGCCCGATGAAAGCACGCGCTTCTACTTCGTTGGCATCGACAAGGCGCGTTTCCGCAAACCCGTCGAACCGGGCGACCAACTGATCCTCAACGCAACGCTCGAGCGCAATCTGCGCGGCATATGGCGATTTGCGACACAGGCGACTGTGGCTGACGCGGAAGTCTGCGCTGCCACCATGATGGTGGCGCCCGAAACCGGGTCGCAGGATCCATGA
- the lpxA gene encoding acyl-ACP--UDP-N-acetylglucosamine O-acyltransferase: MIDPQARISPRAQLADNVSVGAFAVIGDDVSIDAGCRIGPHAVVHGPTRMGRDNQVFQFASIGDAPQDRKYRGEPTRLEIGDRNVFRECCTVNRGTVGGHGVTRIGDDCLFMANTHVAHDCVVGNQVIMANLATLGGHVELGEHVIMGGLSAVHQFCKIGAHAFIANNAAVTRDVPPYVMAVGQPAEPHSVNSEGLKRRGFSAVQIRNIKQAYRLLYRSDLPLEQARRQITELADTQPELGIFAGFIAASTRSLVR; the protein is encoded by the coding sequence ATGATCGATCCGCAGGCGCGGATTTCACCGCGCGCACAATTGGCCGACAACGTGTCGGTAGGCGCGTTCGCGGTCATCGGCGATGACGTATCCATCGACGCCGGCTGCCGTATCGGACCGCATGCGGTCGTGCACGGACCTACGCGCATGGGCCGTGACAATCAGGTTTTCCAGTTTGCCTCGATCGGCGATGCACCGCAGGATCGCAAATATCGCGGCGAGCCAACGCGGCTCGAAATCGGCGATCGCAACGTCTTCCGTGAATGCTGCACGGTCAATCGCGGGACCGTCGGCGGGCACGGAGTCACGCGGATTGGCGATGACTGCCTGTTCATGGCAAACACCCACGTGGCGCACGACTGCGTGGTCGGCAACCAGGTCATCATGGCCAACCTTGCGACCCTTGGCGGCCATGTCGAGCTCGGTGAGCATGTGATCATGGGTGGTTTGTCGGCGGTGCATCAGTTCTGCAAGATCGGAGCTCATGCCTTCATCGCCAACAATGCTGCTGTGACCCGCGATGTGCCGCCGTATGTCATGGCGGTCGGCCAGCCAGCAGAGCCGCATTCGGTCAATTCCGAGGGATTGAAGCGGCGCGGCTTCTCCGCGGTTCAGATACGCAACATCAAGCAGGCATACCGGCTTCTTTACCGCTCCGATCTGCCGCTGGAGCAGGCTCGCCGGCAAATAACGGAACTCGCTGACACGCAGCCCGAGCTCGGCATCTTCGCCGGTTTCATCGCAGCATCGACCCGATCGCTCGTACGTTGA
- the lpxB gene encoding lipid-A-disaccharide synthase, with the protein MHIVLVAGEASGDQLGAALIDALRERWPGAQFSGVCGPKMRAAGCQAWAASDELAVMGVAEVVGHLPRLLRLRRELVSRCSALRPDLFIGIDAPEFNLGLEKRLKQRGLRTVQYVSPQVWAWRQGRVRHMAAACDLVLCLLPFEPDFYTQHGVQAEFVGHPLADQFGARSDRESARAALGVDPAAPVIALLPGSRQGEVARLGPLFASTAAWLARHRAQLRFIAALLNDHLAEQFKQYASAQGADVACHVGKARAVLAAADVVIVASGTATLETLLSKRPMVVAYRLAPATAWLIRRFNLVKSPYFAQPNLLAGERLVPEFFQEAATADVLGQAALGWLDHPERSAALIAHFDRIHETLRCDGARRAVAAIARLMEPGL; encoded by the coding sequence GTGCACATCGTACTGGTAGCTGGTGAGGCCTCGGGCGACCAGCTTGGGGCCGCGTTGATCGACGCACTGCGCGAGCGCTGGCCAGGGGCGCAGTTCAGCGGCGTCTGCGGGCCCAAAATGCGGGCCGCAGGCTGCCAGGCCTGGGCTGCGAGTGATGAGCTCGCCGTGATGGGCGTGGCCGAGGTGGTTGGCCACCTGCCGCGGCTGCTGCGCCTGCGACGTGAGCTGGTCAGCCGATGCAGCGCCTTGCGGCCGGACCTGTTCATCGGGATCGACGCACCCGAATTCAATCTCGGGCTCGAAAAGCGCCTCAAGCAACGCGGCTTGCGCACCGTGCAGTATGTTAGTCCGCAGGTCTGGGCTTGGCGCCAGGGGCGCGTGCGGCACATGGCCGCCGCCTGCGACCTGGTGCTCTGCCTGCTGCCATTCGAGCCCGACTTCTACACACAGCATGGTGTGCAGGCGGAATTCGTCGGTCATCCGCTCGCCGACCAGTTTGGCGCGCGTAGCGATCGCGAGAGCGCCCGGGCCGCGCTCGGTGTCGATCCGGCTGCGCCGGTGATCGCCCTGCTACCGGGTTCGCGGCAGGGCGAGGTGGCGCGACTTGGTCCGTTGTTCGCTTCCACGGCCGCGTGGCTCGCCCGGCACCGGGCGCAGTTGCGCTTCATCGCAGCACTGCTCAACGATCACCTTGCCGAACAATTCAAGCAGTATGCCAGCGCGCAGGGGGCGGACGTTGCCTGTCATGTCGGAAAGGCCCGCGCTGTCCTGGCAGCCGCTGACGTCGTGATCGTCGCCTCGGGAACGGCTACGCTCGAAACGCTGCTCAGCAAGCGCCCCATGGTCGTTGCCTATCGGCTCGCGCCCGCAACGGCGTGGCTGATACGCCGGTTCAATCTGGTCAAGTCGCCTTACTTTGCGCAGCCAAATCTGTTGGCGGGTGAGCGACTTGTGCCGGAATTCTTCCAGGAAGCTGCAACTGCAGACGTATTGGGGCAAGCGGCGCTCGGCTGGCTGGATCATCCGGAACGTAGCGCGGCACTGATTGCGCACTTCGACCGCATCCACGAAACTTTGCGTTGCGATGGGGCGCGGCGCGCCGTCGCAGCCATTGCCCGGCTTATGGAACCGGGTTTGTGA
- the rnhB gene encoding ribonuclease HII yields MQLTMNLVPGSELIAGVDEAGRGPLAGPVVAAAVILDPARPIAGLADSKTLSAPARTQLAREIRDRALCFALGSASPAEIDEVNILQATFLAMQRALAGLQPRPAHVLIDGNRLPSLAALPYRCTAAAVIRGDQSVAAISAASILAKTERDSLMQQLHHVYPQFDFARNKGYPTAQHRAALASHGVCEVHRRSFAPVREALQGP; encoded by the coding sequence TTGCAACTGACGATGAACCTGGTGCCCGGGTCGGAACTGATTGCCGGCGTCGACGAGGCGGGCAGGGGCCCGCTTGCCGGTCCCGTCGTGGCCGCAGCCGTCATCCTCGATCCGGCGCGCCCGATCGCGGGGCTTGCCGATTCCAAGACGCTCTCGGCGCCCGCGCGCACACAGCTCGCTCGGGAAATTCGCGATCGTGCCCTCTGCTTTGCGCTCGGCAGCGCGAGCCCTGCGGAAATCGACGAGGTCAATATCCTGCAGGCCACCTTCCTCGCCATGCAGAGGGCACTCGCGGGATTGCAGCCGCGACCTGCCCATGTCCTCATTGATGGCAATCGTTTGCCGTCACTTGCCGCTCTCCCGTATCGCTGCACGGCTGCGGCCGTGATCCGGGGCGATCAGAGCGTAGCTGCGATCAGCGCGGCCTCGATTCTCGCCAAAACCGAGCGTGATTCGCTGATGCAACAACTGCATCACGTCTATCCGCAGTTCGATTTTGCGCGCAACAAGGGCTATCCGACGGCCCAGCATCGAGCAGCACTTGCCTCGCACGGCGTGTGTGAAGTCCATCGCCGCTCGTTTGCGCCCGTGCGCGAGGCGTTGCAGGGCCCATGA
- the dnaE gene encoding DNA polymerase III subunit alpha, producing the protein MTAPFVHLRLHTEFSLVDSVVRIEPLMRRAAELGMPAVALTDASNLFGLVKFYRCALKAGIKPIIGVDVDLMPDGDRAQHPRITLLCQNLAGYRNLTRLLSRAYLERSDRALPLLDAKWLDESTCKGLIALSGAGAGDIGIALLRGRPDLAERRLARWRSLFGDRFYIELQRLGRDSDEAYINAVLPLATKLEVPVVATNDVRFLSGADFESHEARVCIHDGTLLADTGRPRRYTANQYLRSAEEMCELFADIPSAITNSLCIAERCSVAMSLGDMQLPDYPVPEEMPAADYLAQRARDGLAVHGLGADERYVSRLASELQVINAMGFAGYFLIVADFIAWARTNAVPVGPGRGSGAGSLAAYCLGITDIDPIRYDLLFERFLNPERISMPDFDIDFCMEGRDSVIDYVAGKYGRDRVSQIITYGTMAAKAVVRDCGRVLGMSYGHVDRIAKLVPFELGITLDDALEKEPELKRLYAGDDEVRGLIDLARSLEGLTRNAGTHAGGVVIAPSLLTDFAPLYREDGSTSVVTQFDKDDVEAVGLVKFDFLGLRTLTVIERALGYINQTRMRGGESPLDIRRIAMDDAATFALLRSCRTTAVFQLESRGMKDLIRRLQPDCFEDVVALVALFRPGPLQSGMVDDFINRKHGRNDGPIDYLHPSLKGILSPTYGVILYQEQVMQIAQTLAGYTLGGADLLRRAMGKKKPEEMAKQRSVFIDGAVQRGVPAAKAAHIFDLMEKFAGYGFNKSHSAAYAMLSYQTAYLKAHYPAEYMAAVLSTDMDHTDKIVTFKADCDLLGLRVLGPDVNESVFEFLVSSPGQIRYGLGAIKGVGRGAVEALLEERARNGPFRTLEELCRRLDMNRVNRRVLEALIKSGSLDSINPNRAALSDALGSALQLGEQVNSARRAGQVDLFGLPRASPMGQAANSSAAMTAEWPAAKRLAAERETLGLFLTGHPILQYDKELTWVVTGRIGDVAADRPAQGTAFGFASRQVKLAGLLSELRRRGNRVTAVLDDNTGQLEVTFFEDTLRDCRDILVKDALVLIDGGLRFDEFIDGWRLAARAITPLARIREQNARRLHLQWRGDLGASGVQALHELLARYRPGDCQVTISYLGASGGVDAVLGREWGVRPVPELFFEIETLCGSDAVRVYYSAPAGADSSAIA; encoded by the coding sequence ATGACCGCGCCGTTCGTGCATCTGCGGCTGCATACCGAGTTTTCGCTCGTCGACAGCGTCGTGCGTATCGAGCCGCTGATGCGGCGTGCCGCGGAACTCGGCATGCCTGCCGTTGCTCTTACCGACGCCAGCAACCTGTTCGGTCTCGTCAAGTTCTACCGCTGCGCGCTGAAAGCTGGCATCAAACCGATCATCGGCGTCGATGTCGATCTCATGCCTGATGGCGATCGCGCGCAGCATCCGCGCATCACGTTGCTCTGTCAGAATCTTGCCGGCTATCGCAACCTGACGCGGCTGCTATCCAGGGCCTATCTCGAACGTAGTGACCGGGCTTTGCCATTGCTCGATGCGAAGTGGCTGGACGAGTCGACCTGCAAAGGGTTGATTGCGCTGTCCGGGGCCGGCGCGGGCGACATCGGCATCGCGTTGCTGCGAGGTCGGCCCGACCTTGCCGAGCGCCGCCTCGCAAGGTGGCGCAGTCTGTTTGGGGATCGCTTCTACATCGAGCTGCAACGCCTTGGTCGTGACAGCGACGAAGCGTACATCAACGCTGTATTGCCTCTTGCAACCAAGCTCGAAGTGCCCGTGGTGGCAACGAACGACGTGCGCTTCCTGAGCGGCGCCGACTTCGAATCGCACGAGGCGCGGGTGTGCATACACGACGGCACCTTGCTGGCAGACACGGGTCGACCGCGGCGCTATACGGCGAACCAGTACCTGCGCTCGGCTGAGGAGATGTGCGAGTTGTTCGCCGATATTCCCTCGGCAATCACCAACAGCCTGTGCATCGCCGAGCGCTGCAGCGTGGCCATGTCGCTTGGCGATATGCAGCTGCCGGACTACCCGGTGCCGGAGGAGATGCCCGCCGCAGACTATCTCGCGCAGCGCGCCAGGGACGGGCTGGCCGTGCATGGCCTTGGCGCCGACGAGCGATACGTCTCGCGTCTCGCGAGCGAGTTGCAGGTCATCAACGCCATGGGATTCGCCGGGTATTTCCTGATCGTAGCGGACTTCATCGCCTGGGCGCGGACCAATGCCGTGCCCGTTGGGCCGGGCCGCGGCTCGGGCGCCGGATCGCTGGCGGCCTACTGCCTTGGCATCACCGACATCGACCCGATTCGTTACGACCTGCTGTTCGAGCGCTTCCTCAATCCCGAGCGCATATCGATGCCCGACTTCGACATCGATTTTTGCATGGAAGGGCGGGATTCCGTCATCGACTACGTTGCTGGCAAGTACGGACGTGATCGGGTCTCGCAGATCATCACCTACGGAACCATGGCCGCCAAGGCGGTGGTGCGCGACTGCGGTCGAGTCCTGGGAATGAGCTACGGTCACGTCGATCGGATCGCAAAGCTGGTGCCGTTCGAACTCGGCATTACCCTCGACGATGCGCTCGAAAAAGAGCCGGAACTGAAACGGCTGTACGCTGGCGACGATGAGGTGCGCGGCCTGATCGACCTCGCCCGCTCACTCGAAGGTTTGACCCGAAACGCGGGCACGCATGCCGGGGGCGTTGTCATCGCGCCATCGCTGTTGACTGATTTTGCTCCGCTCTACCGTGAAGATGGCTCGACAAGCGTCGTCACGCAATTCGACAAGGACGATGTCGAGGCGGTCGGCCTCGTAAAATTCGATTTTCTCGGCCTTCGCACGCTGACCGTGATAGAGCGCGCGCTTGGTTACATCAACCAGACGCGTATGCGCGGCGGGGAGTCGCCGCTTGATATCCGGCGCATCGCAATGGACGACGCCGCCACATTCGCCTTGTTGCGCTCCTGCCGTACTACAGCCGTGTTCCAGCTCGAATCGCGCGGCATGAAGGACCTGATTCGACGTCTGCAGCCGGATTGTTTCGAGGACGTCGTGGCGTTGGTGGCCTTGTTTCGGCCGGGTCCGTTGCAGTCCGGCATGGTCGATGACTTCATCAACCGCAAACATGGGCGCAACGATGGGCCGATCGATTACCTGCACCCGAGTCTGAAGGGCATCCTGAGCCCGACCTACGGCGTGATTCTCTATCAGGAGCAGGTCATGCAGATCGCGCAGACGCTGGCCGGCTACACGCTGGGTGGCGCGGATCTCCTGCGGCGCGCAATGGGCAAGAAAAAGCCAGAGGAGATGGCCAAACAGCGCAGCGTATTCATCGATGGCGCCGTGCAGCGGGGCGTGCCAGCGGCAAAGGCTGCTCATATTTTCGACCTGATGGAAAAATTTGCCGGCTATGGATTCAACAAATCCCACTCGGCGGCCTACGCAATGCTCTCCTACCAGACAGCCTACCTCAAGGCGCATTACCCGGCCGAGTACATGGCGGCCGTACTGTCGACCGACATGGATCACACCGACAAGATTGTCACGTTCAAGGCGGACTGCGATCTGCTCGGATTGCGCGTCCTTGGCCCCGATGTCAATGAGTCCGTCTTCGAATTTCTCGTGAGTTCGCCCGGTCAGATCCGCTACGGCCTTGGCGCCATCAAAGGCGTTGGCCGCGGCGCGGTGGAGGCGTTGCTCGAGGAGCGCGCGCGCAACGGCCCTTTTCGCACGCTCGAGGAGCTGTGCCGCAGGCTCGACATGAACCGGGTCAATCGCCGTGTGCTCGAAGCGCTGATCAAAAGCGGGAGTCTCGATTCGATCAATCCCAATCGCGCTGCGTTGTCCGATGCCCTGGGCAGCGCATTGCAGCTTGGCGAGCAGGTCAACAGCGCGCGGCGCGCCGGACAGGTCGATCTTTTCGGTTTGCCGAGAGCATCGCCGATGGGGCAGGCCGCAAACTCATCGGCCGCAATGACTGCCGAATGGCCGGCTGCCAAGCGACTCGCGGCTGAGCGCGAAACGCTGGGTCTGTTCCTGACCGGCCATCCGATCCTGCAATACGACAAGGAGCTCACCTGGGTGGTGACGGGGCGGATCGGTGATGTCGCAGCCGATCGCCCGGCGCAAGGCACGGCTTTCGGATTTGCGAGCCGGCAGGTCAAACTGGCCGGGCTGTTGTCCGAGCTTCGCCGCCGCGGCAATCGGGTAACCGCGGTGCTGGATGACAATACCGGGCAACTCGAAGTGACCTTTTTTGAAGATACGCTGCGCGACTGCCGGGACATACTCGTCAAGGATGCGCTGGTGCTGATCGACGGCGGGCTGCGATTCGATGAATTCATCGACGGCTGGCGGCTCGCGGCGCGCGCGATCACGCCGCTCGCGCGCATCCGTGAGCAAAATGCCAGGCGTCTGCACCTGCAATGGCGAGGCGACCTCGGCGCATCGGGTGTGCAGGCACTGCACGAGCTTCTGGCTCGTTATCGCCCCGGGGATTGCCAGGTCACCATCAGCTATCTCGGAGCGAGCGGTGGCGTGGACGCCGTGCTCGGTCGCGAGTGGGGCGTTCGCCCCGTGCCCGAGCTGTTCTTCGAAATAGAGACTTTGTGCGGCTCGGATGCCGTCCGCGTCTACTACAGTGCGCCGGCGGGCGCCGACAGCAGCGCGATAGCCTAG